In Deltaproteobacteria bacterium, the genomic stretch TGCGCCCCTGGGCATCGACGCCGATGTCGTGCACCGGCACGATGTTGGGGTGCTCCATGCGTCCGACGATGCGAGCCTCCTCGACGAAGCGCGCGACGTCGTCGGGGCTGGTCCGCAACAACCGCTTGATTGCGACCGTGCGATCGATGCCGCGATCGAGCACGAGCTCCACCTCGCCCATGCCGCCGCGGCCGAGCGCGCCGCGGCGCACGTAGCGGTGCTCCGGCGCCAGCACGGTCGGCAGGTCGAGGGGCGCCGCCGCACTGCGGTCGACCGCGGCGTCGGTCGCCGCATCGGATGCGCGCTCGGGCGCCAGCAAGGTGGGCGCGACGGACTCGGCTCGTAGGGTTGCGTCGGTCATCGTCGTCGGCTCCAAGTGGCAGGGCCCCGCGGGCGCTCTGGTGGTACGGCACGGCGGCCGCGATGGTCACGCCGGACCGCGGAACTTTTCGCGGTGGTCAGCCGCCGTCGGCCACCTTGACCACGAGGTCGCCCTCGTCGCGATCGTTCGGCTCGAAGCCCACGCCGCCGCCCTTCATGGTCAGCACGGCCACCCGATCCTCGGGCCGGCGCTCGCGGTACGCGGTGACCGTGCCGAGTCGGCCGGCGACGTGGAACGCACCGACCACCAGCAGCACCACGCCGTCGGGGTGCTCCGCGCGCCAGCGGGCGCACGACTCGGCCATCGCGTCGTTCCACAGCGCCATCGAGCGAAAGAACGGCGGCCCGCGCTCGGGCCCCATCAGCGCCAGGAAGCGCCGCTCGTGCTCGTCGTGGGGCGGCACCGAGGTCGCCGGCAGCAACGCGCGATCGGTCTCGGTCTGGCTCGCCAGCCACGTCGCGTACGCGAGCCCCGACTTGCGGTAGGCGGTCACCAGCGGCCGCGGCGCGTTGGCGGCGATCACCGTCGCTCCGGCGGCGCGACAGGCCTCGACGAGCGGCCGATGCGAGCTCGCGTAGGCCTCGTTGCGCTCGCTTCGCGCCACGAACGTCGCCTCGTCGATCTCGCCCGCGAAGTAGGCATCGATCGCCGGCTGGGTGTCGCGCTCGAAGAACTCCATCGCCAGCGCCACCGGCCGCGTCCCGCCCAGCAACGCGCGCAGCACCTCGAGCTCGTCGTGACTGGCGACCGGATGCTCGTGCAGCTCGCCGAACGCGACGAAGTCGGCCGCGCCGGCCAGCTCGACGAACGCCGCCAGCGACGACGGCTGGCCCTGCGCGTCGAAGTACGCCGGCGGTGGCGGAGGCTCGGGGGTCTTGGTGCCGGCACGCGAGCGCGGGCCGCATGCCGCGGTCGCGATGGTTGCACCCGCGAGGAGGAGGCCACGGCGCGACAGGCTCACGCGGTGCAGCATAGCGCGGGCGCAGAGCCTTCGGCGACCGCCGTTGCCCACGCGCGGGCATACTCCGGCCCGACATGTCGAGCACGCACAGACCCCGCGAGGTCCGAGTCGCCACCGCCGTCGGTCATCGCTTCACGCAGGACATCGAGGTCGGGCCCCATCGGCTGGTCGCCGACGAGCCCACCGAGCTCGAGGGTGAGGACCTCGGGCTCGCGCCGCACGACTTCGTGCTCGCCGGTCTGGGCGCGTGCACCTCGATGACGATCAAGATGTACGCCGATCGCAAGGGTTGGCCGGTGGCGTCGGTCGACGTGCGCTGCAACGGTCGCCACGAGGGCGGTCGCTACATCATCGAGCGGGCCATCGCGCTGCACGGGCCGCTCGACGCCGAGCAGCGCGCGCGCCTGCTCGAGATCGCCAACAAGTGCCCCGTGCACAAGACCCTGTCGGGCACGATCCAGATCGATACCCACGAGCGGAGCGCCCCGTGAGCACGCTGCGATTGGTGATCGCCAATAAGAACTACTCCTCGTGGTCGATGCGGCCGTGGGTGCTGCTGCGCGCGGCTGGCATCGCCTTCGAGGAGGTGATGGTGCCGTTCGACAGCCCCGCATGGGCCGCGCGCGTGCCCGAGCAGACCCCGAGCGGCCAGGTGCCGGTGCTGTGGATCGACGACGACGACGGCCGGGGGCCGCAGGCGGTGTGGGACTCGCTCGCGATCGCCGAGACCGTCGCCGAGCGCCACCCCGAGTGTCGCCTGTGGCCCGACGACGCCCACGCGCGCGCCCATGCGCGCTCCGTGAGCGCGCAGATGCACGCCGACTTCGGCGCGCTGCGCCGCGCGATGCCGCTCAACATCAGCGCATCGCTGCCGGGGCGCGGGCACACACCCGAAGCGCTGCACGATCTCGGCCGCGTGATCGCGCTGTGGACCGAGTGCCGCCAGCGCTACGGCCAACACGGCCCGCTGCTGTTCGGTCGCTTCAGCATCGCCGACGCGATGTTCGCCCCGGTGGTGCTGCGCTGCGACACCTATGGCGTCGAGCTGCCGCCGGTCGCCGCGGCGTGGGCCGACGCCGTGCGAGCACTGCCCGCCGTGCAGGCATGGTGCGCAGGGGCCCGCGACGAGCACGCGTTCGTGCCGCACGACGAGCCCTACCGCGACCGCCCCTGACGCGGTCGGCCCGGGCATCCGCGAGCACGCTTCGCGCGTCGCCGCGCGCGTGTCCGCCCGAGCGTGGGCTCGCGCCCCACGCGGGCCCGCGATCGCAGGGCGGCTGGGGTATGCTCCGCGCCGCGGTACGCCACCGCCCGCAGCCATGCCGCACGCGATGCGAGCCCTCGACTCCGCCC encodes the following:
- a CDS encoding ChaN family lipoprotein → MSLSRRGLLLAGATIATAACGPRSRAGTKTPEPPPPPAYFDAQGQPSSLAAFVELAGAADFVAFGELHEHPVASHDELEVLRALLGGTRPVALAMEFFERDTQPAIDAYFAGEIDEATFVARSERNEAYASSHRPLVEACRAAGATVIAANAPRPLVTAYRKSGLAYATWLASQTETDRALLPATSVPPHDEHERRFLALMGPERGPPFFRSMALWNDAMAESCARWRAEHPDGVVLLVVGAFHVAGRLGTVTAYRERRPEDRVAVLTMKGGGVGFEPNDRDEGDLVVKVADGG
- a CDS encoding OsmC family protein, whose amino-acid sequence is MSSTHRPREVRVATAVGHRFTQDIEVGPHRLVADEPTELEGEDLGLAPHDFVLAGLGACTSMTIKMYADRKGWPVASVDVRCNGRHEGGRYIIERAIALHGPLDAEQRARLLEIANKCPVHKTLSGTIQIDTHERSAP
- a CDS encoding glutathione S-transferase family protein; this encodes MRLVIANKNYSSWSMRPWVLLRAAGIAFEEVMVPFDSPAWAARVPEQTPSGQVPVLWIDDDDGRGPQAVWDSLAIAETVAERHPECRLWPDDAHARAHARSVSAQMHADFGALRRAMPLNISASLPGRGHTPEALHDLGRVIALWTECRQRYGQHGPLLFGRFSIADAMFAPVVLRCDTYGVELPPVAAAWADAVRALPAVQAWCAGARDEHAFVPHDEPYRDRP